The following proteins are encoded in a genomic region of Nitratireductor sp. GISD-1A_MAKvit:
- a CDS encoding GbsR/MarR family transcriptional regulator: MNLPPLLQSFVLHFGEMGSRWGINRTVGQIYALLYASSKPLCADDIVEALSISRSNVSMSLRELQAWNLVVLKHIPGDRRDFFTTPDDVWEILRTLAEERKKREVDPTLSVLRELLMQTPGSEEERHAQAKLAEMQSLIEQLTKWYDDVKHLETEQLATLLNLGAKVTKLLDAKDRIVSLGRRRSESRTS, encoded by the coding sequence ATGAACCTCCCCCCGCTTCTACAATCCTTCGTGTTGCATTTTGGCGAAATGGGCAGCCGCTGGGGGATCAACCGCACGGTCGGACAGATCTACGCCCTGCTTTATGCTTCATCGAAACCGCTCTGTGCCGACGACATCGTTGAAGCGCTCTCGATTTCGCGATCAAACGTCTCGATGAGCCTGCGCGAGCTGCAGGCTTGGAATCTGGTTGTCCTGAAACATATTCCCGGGGATCGTCGTGACTTTTTCACGACGCCCGATGATGTTTGGGAAATCCTGCGCACTCTCGCGGAAGAACGCAAGAAGCGCGAAGTCGATCCGACACTTTCGGTGCTGCGTGAGCTTTTGATGCAGACCCCCGGCAGTGAGGAGGAGCGCCATGCCCAGGCGAAACTCGCCGAAATGCAGTCGCTGATCGAGCAACTGACGAAGTGGTATGACGATGTGAAGCATCTGGAGACCGAGCAGCTTGCTACACTGCTTAACCTCGGCGCCAAGGTGACAAAACTGCTCGATGCCAAGGATCGGATCGTATCGCTTGGCCGGAGGCGATCGGAGTCGCGGACATCATGA